In one window of Streptomyces sp. FXJ1.172 DNA:
- the pdhA gene encoding pyruvate dehydrogenase (acetyl-transferring) E1 component subunit alpha, translating into MTVDSSAARQPRRSAAGKAGTTGSKTGTGTKSGKAGTASGATGTRRTTKSTEPQLVQLLTPEGKRVKNAEYDSYVAGLTPEDLRGLYRDMVLTRRFDAEATALQRQGELGLWASLLGQEAAQIGSGRATREDDYVFPTYREHGVAWCRGVDPTNLLGMFRGVNNGGWDPNSNNFHLYTIVIGSQALHATGYAMGIAKDGADSAVIAYFGDGASSQGDVAESFTFSAVYNAPVVFFCQNNQWAISEPTEKQTRVPLYQRAQGFGFPGVRVDGNDVLACLAVTKWALERARSGEGPTLVEAYTYRMGAHTTSDDPTRYRADDERAAWEAKDPILRLRRYLEASNHADEGFFAELEDESEALGKRVREAVRAMPDPDHFAIFENVYADGHALVDEERAQFAAYQASFADAAEGGR; encoded by the coding sequence GTGACCGTGGACAGCAGTGCCGCGCGCCAGCCGCGACGCAGCGCCGCAGGCAAGGCCGGCACCACCGGCAGCAAGACCGGCACCGGGACGAAGTCCGGCAAGGCCGGGACCGCGTCCGGAGCCACCGGCACCAGGCGCACCACCAAGAGCACCGAGCCCCAGCTCGTACAGCTCCTGACGCCCGAGGGCAAGCGGGTCAAGAACGCCGAGTACGACTCCTACGTCGCCGGCCTCACCCCCGAAGACCTGCGCGGCCTGTACCGCGACATGGTGCTCACCCGCCGCTTCGACGCCGAGGCCACCGCCCTGCAGCGCCAGGGCGAGCTGGGCCTGTGGGCCTCCCTGCTGGGCCAGGAGGCCGCGCAGATCGGCTCCGGCCGGGCCACCCGCGAGGACGACTACGTCTTCCCGACCTACCGCGAGCACGGCGTCGCCTGGTGCCGCGGGGTCGACCCGACCAACCTGCTCGGCATGTTCCGCGGCGTGAACAACGGCGGCTGGGACCCGAACAGCAACAACTTCCACCTGTACACGATCGTCATCGGCTCCCAGGCGCTGCACGCCACCGGCTACGCGATGGGCATCGCCAAGGACGGCGCGGACAGCGCGGTGATCGCCTACTTCGGCGACGGCGCGTCCAGCCAGGGCGACGTGGCCGAGTCGTTCACGTTCTCCGCGGTCTACAACGCCCCGGTGGTGTTCTTCTGCCAGAACAACCAGTGGGCGATCTCCGAGCCCACCGAGAAGCAGACCCGCGTGCCGCTCTACCAGCGCGCGCAGGGCTTCGGCTTCCCCGGCGTCCGCGTCGACGGCAACGACGTCCTCGCCTGCCTCGCGGTCACCAAGTGGGCGCTGGAGCGCGCCCGCAGCGGTGAGGGCCCGACCCTGGTCGAGGCGTACACCTACCGCATGGGTGCTCACACCACCTCCGACGACCCCACCCGCTACCGGGCCGACGACGAGCGTGCCGCCTGGGAGGCGAAGGACCCGATCCTGCGCCTTCGCCGGTATCTCGAGGCCTCAAACCACGCGGACGAGGGATTCTTCGCGGAACTCGAGGACGAGTCCGAGGCGTTGGGCAAACGAGTGCGCGAAGCGGTCCGTGCCATGCCGGACCCGGACCACTTCGCCATCTTCGAGAACGTGTACGCGGACGGGCACGCGCTCGTCGACGAGGAGCGAGCGCAGTTCGCCGCCTACCAGGCGTCGTTCGCGGACGCAGCTGAAGGGGGTCGCTGA